Proteins found in one Pyrus communis chromosome 15, drPyrComm1.1, whole genome shotgun sequence genomic segment:
- the LOC137717084 gene encoding amino acid permease 3-like, producing MGENIATRNQLQLHHSPAFDVSLDVQGGSKIVDEDGHPKRTGTLWTASSHIITAVIGSGVLSLTWAIAQLGWIAGPVVMVMFSFITYYASTLLVSCYRDPVTGKRSRTYSDAVRSHLGKVQVKMCGFIQQLNLFGTTIGYTVTAAISMVAIKRSTCFHNSGGKDPCLTSSNPYMLAFGISEIILSQIPNFDKLSWLSVVAAFMSFTYSGIGLALGIAKVAENGKIKGSMSGMSIGVVTPAQKMWRTFQALGDIAFAFSYSIILIEIQDTVKSPPSETKTMKKATQLSLAVTSIFYILCGCMGYAAFGDLAPGNLLTDKGLSRPFWLIDIANAAIVIHLVGAYQVFAQPIFALVEKTAAKIFPASQFITKDIKITIPHLGSYNLNLFSLVWRTLFVILTTVISMILPFFNNVVGFLGALGYWPLTVYFPVEMYIAQKKIQKWSMRWICLEILSFCVLVIALCAAGGSVTGVVHDLKVYKPFKTSS from the exons atggGTGAAAACATTGCCACAAGGAACCAGCTGCAGCTTCACCACAGCCCAGCTTTTGATGTCTCACTCGATGTGCAAGGAGGCTCCAAAATCGTCGATGAAGATGGCCACCCCAAAAGAACCG GAACTCTCTGGACGGCAAGTTCACACATAATTACTGCTGTGATTGGGTCTGGAGTTCTGTCCTTGACTTGGGCCATAGCTCAGCTTGGATGGATTGCTGGTCCTGTTGTGATGGTCATGTTCTCCTTCATCACGTACTACGCTTCAACTCTTCTTGTTTCCTGCTATCGTGATCCCGTCACTGGAAAGAGAAGCCGCACTTACTCGGATGCTGTTCGATCCCACCTTG GTAAAGTTCAGGTCAAAATGTGTGGATTTATTCAGCAATTGAACCTTTTTGGAACTACTATTGGCTATACTGTAACAGCAGCTATAAGCATGGT GGCAATAAAAAGGTCTACTTGCTTCCACAATAGTGGTGGAAAAGATCCATGCCTTACCAGCAGCAATCCCTATATGCTGGCTTTTGGAATCTCAGAAATTATATTGTCTCAAATTCCGAACTTTGATAAGTTGTCTTGGCTCTCCGTTGTTGCTGCATTCATGTCCTTCACTTACTCAGGAATTGGACTAGCCCTTGGAATTGCCAAAGTTGCTG AAAATGGAAAAATCAAGGGAAGCATGTCCGGAATGAGCATTGGGGTTGTGACTCCAGCCCAAAAGATGTGGAGGACCTTCCAAGCACTTGGTGACATAGCTTTTGCCTTCTCTTACTCAATCATCCTCATTGAAATTCAG GACACAGTTAAATCCCCACCATCTGAAACCAAAACAATGAAGAAGGCCACTCAACTTAGTTTGGCAGTGACGTCCATTTTCTACATTCTATGCGGCTGCATGGGCTACGCTGCTTTTGGAGACTTAGCTCCGGGAAACCTCCTTACTGACAAAGGCTTATCCAGACCATTTTGGCTCATCGACATAGCCAACGCCGCCATTGTGATCCACCTTGTTGGTGCATACCAAGTTTTCGCCCAACCCATTTTCGCATTGGTCGAAAAAACAGCAGCAAAAATTTTTCCAGCCAGCCAGTTCATCACAAAAGACATCAAAATAACAATCCCGCATTTAGGTTCCTACAACCTTAACCTCTTCAGTTTGGTTTGGAGAACATTATTTGTGATTCTAACCACTGTGATCTCCATGATCCTCCCATTCTTCAACAATGTGGTTGGATTTCTCGGGGCTTTGGGGTATTGGCCACTCACAGTTTATTTCCCCGTGGAGATGTACATTGCTCAAAAGAAGATACAAAAGTGGAGCATGAGATGGATTTGCCTCGAAATCCTCAGTTTTTGTGTCCTTGTAATCGCCCTATGTGCTGCAGGTGGTTCAGTTACTGGTGTGGTTCATGATCTCAAGGTCTACAAGCCCTTCAAAACCAGCAGTTAA